A stretch of Macadamia integrifolia cultivar HAES 741 chromosome 7, SCU_Mint_v3, whole genome shotgun sequence DNA encodes these proteins:
- the LOC122084435 gene encoding protein ECERIFERUM 2 yields MGSIDSVRESPVYGIKLSSVVPATVTGNDRDRELSSMDLFMKLHYLRGLYFFSKDAVEGLMISDFKEPMFKWLNLWTAASGRIRKSELGRPFIKCNDGGVRIIEAQTNFTLDQWLRNNDWSLHCLLVSNQVLGPDLAFSPLVVLQFTWFKCGGMSLGLSWAHVLGHAFSASRFINMWGHILSGHPPPKSLNMLEEPEPEPEPGAPPTSEKSITSQLLSAKRIEPVGDHWLSVKNCKMEAYTFQITASQLTQLQSKISSEPFEALSVVIWQCLARIRENNEPRTVTICRKDSHYRETSNLISLSNNQMLLSVVKADISVGEANPSDLAALIVKGSVEEESLIEETVEGDRGLSDYIVYGTNLTFVDLEEVEIYGLEIRGHKPVFANYAIDGIGEEGVVLVLPGPENDGERGRGGRTVTISLPEDQLLKLKGELSKELFIA; encoded by the exons aTGGGCTCAATCGATAGTGTCAGGGAGAGTCCCGTTTACGGCATAAAGCTGTCGTCAGTTGTACCGGCCACAGTGACCGGTAATGATAGAGATCGTGAACTAAGCTCCATGGACCTGTTCATGAAGCTTCATTACCTGAGAGGTCTCTATTTCTTTAGTAAAGATGCAGTGGAAGGGCTTATGATATCGGACTTTAAGGAACCCATGTTTAAATGGCTAAATCTCTGGACAGCTGCTTCGGGAAGGATAAGGAAGTCCGAGTTGGGTCGACCATTCATCAAATGCAACGATGGTGGGGTGAGGATCATTGAGGCTCAGACCAATTTTACACTCGATCAGTGGCTGCGGAACAATGACTGGTCTCTCCATTGTCTCCTCGTCTCCAATCAAGTCCTTGGTCCTGATTTGGCTTTCTCTCCTCTGGTCGTTCTCCAG TTCACTTGGTTCAAATGTGGAGGGATGTCACTGGGCCTCAGCTGGGCCCATGTACTCGGCCATGCATTCTCAGCCTCAAGATTCATCAACATGTGGGGCCACATCTTGTCCGGTCATCCACCCCCAAAGTCGCTCAACATGCTAGAAGAACCAGAACCGGAACCAGAACCAGGAGCACCACCCACAAGCGAAAAATCCATTACCTCACAGCTTCTGTCTGCGAAACGAATTGAACCTGTTGGTGACCATTGGCTAAGTGTCAAGAACTGCAAAATGGAAGCTTACACTTTCCAAATCACTGCCTCGCAATTGACACAGCTGCAGTCAAAGATATCCAGTGAACCATTTGAAGCTCTTTCGGTGGTAATTTGGCAATGCTTAGCAAGGATAAGAGAGAATAACGAGCCAAGGACTGTGACTATTTGCAGAAAAGATTCTCATTATAGAGAAACCAGCAACTTGATCAGCTTGAGCAATAACCAGATGCTACTAAGTGTAGTTAAAGCGGATATATCTGTTGGAGAGGCCAACCCATCAGACTTGGCAGCATTGATTGTTAAAGGATCAGTAGAGGAAGAAAGTCTGATTGAAGAAACAGTGGAGGGAGATCGGGGGCTGTCAGATTATATTGTTTATGGCACAAACCTTACATTTGTTGATTTGGAAGAGGTGGAGATTTATGGGTTGGAGATAAGGGGGCACAAACCTGTTTTTGCAAATTATGCCATTGATGGAATTGGGGAAGAAGGGGTTGTATTAGTGCTTCCAGGGCCAGAAAATGATGGAGAACGAGGTAGAGGAGGAAGAACAGTTACCATATCCCTCCCAGAAGATCAACTCTTGAAACTAAAAGGTGAGCTCAGTAAGGAATTGTTTATTGCATGA
- the LOC122084623 gene encoding putative U-box domain-containing protein 50 isoform X1, protein MLFPGSQTGGPSIFPSPEQTMDTQLEKVFVAVGNDLHQGLGTLDWALKKWSGRQRICFVIVHIDNNPRDLVSTPFGKLPATSVNDEKLEIIRICEQEKTDKLLSKYKAFCGKLKAEVLKMEKTEEPIQKAIVGLISSHQVTKLVMGITLVKQSSWKTKGAISGSFYIHRHEPSFCELYIICGGKLVFLREENDEEYMEDERGVMVAKMKEKGGSVKSWFGKMFIDSAANHEPHALGRSYHHRSAPPTSAAMDTESVSSPDWWEDYAPEVESYFQCLPSSNLIEKEDTKQSNPTKTAKLKLEHIVNGDFTGASSRIETLKAKIQEVQKFIEERKEEAKGYVERQLRAASVITLCNRRAVELEGRISGEINNKTDLKNKLEAAREHIYEVSRDIEESKSRLRSILELQSELATKLQSTSLSKSHVEAQLENATATRTEILREMEELRRQRDLLLKRIEFCRQREAIAAAAASAAPTSSSGRDDHLDFSYREFVADEIREATDNFSEQVKLKRRDDQTNSYRGMFNHMAIAIELQASVAALSQEEFRDKVELLSQIRHPKLVNMIGACHELRCIVFEYMHNGSLHDLLFFTQRNPNSNHHYKRNPKRLPWHVRIRIAADVSLGLGFLHLAQPRPIIHGELNLSNVLLDSNLVAKITTSKLSHCSEELQMRSDIYAFGVLMLQLLTGREGDGLVEEVRRAMEGGTLNGILDAMAGEWPLDLTMEYARIAMRCVCINGNMELTTTMVMKEVEEVRRKAVELMEMEGFDMAVEGSGHRDHGDIPCIFLCPILQEVMINPHVAADGFSYELGAIAEWLGTGHETSPMTNLRLDHKLLTPNHTLRSLIQEWLNN, encoded by the exons ATGCTGTTTCCCGGCAGTCAAACCGGCGGGCCTAGTATTTTCCCGTCACCGGAGCAAACCATGGATACTCAACTGGAAAAGGTCTTTGTCGCTGTCGGTAACGATTTGCACCAAGGGTTGGGAACTTTGGATTGGGCACTCAAAAAATGGTCTGGCCGCCAAAGAATCTGCTTCGTCATTGTTCATATTGATAACAATCCCAGGGATTTGGTTAGCACCCCAT TTGGGAAGCTTCCTGCAACTTCAGTAAACGATGAGAAGCTGGAGATTATTAGGATTTGTGAACAGGAGAAGACAGACAAATTGTTGTCCAAGTACAAGGCTTTCTGCGGCAAG TTGAAAGCCGAAGTTCTTAAAATGGAGAAAACAGAGGAACCAATTCAAAAAGCAATTGTTGGATTGATCTCAAGCCATCAGGTGACCAAATTGGTTATGGGGATCACACTCGTAAAACAGTCATCTTG GAAAACCAAAGGCGCCATTAGTGGATCTTTTTACATACACAGACACGAACCCAGTTTCTGTGAACTGTATATAATCTGCGGAGGGAAATTGGTTTTTCTTAGGGAAGAAAACGATGAAGAGTACATGGAGGATGAAAGGGGGGTAATGGTTGCTAagatgaaagagaaaggaggaagTGTGAAAAGTTGGTTTGGGAAGATGTTCATAGACAGCGCGGCTAACCATGAGCCTCACGCTCTTGGAAGAAGCTATCATCATCGTAGCGCGCCACCTACCTCGGCCGCCATGGATACAGAGTCAGTAAGCTCGCCTGATTGGTGGGAGGATTATGCCCCAGAAGTTGAAAGCTATTTCCAGTGTTTGCCTTCTTCGAATTTGATTGAAAAAGAGGATACCAAGCAGTCTAATCCTACTAAGACAGCCAAGTTGAAGCTTGAACACATCGTTAATGGTGATTTTACG GGTGCCTCGAGCAGAATCGAAACCTTAAAAGCTAAGATACAAGAAGTTCAAAAATtcatagaagagagaaaagaagaagctaAGGGATACGTGGAGAGACAATTGCGAGCTGCATCTGTAATTACTTTGTGCAATCGAAGG GCGGTAGAACTGGAAGGTCGTATAAGTGGAGAGATCAACAATAAAACTGATCTAAAGAACAAACTTGAAGCAGCTAGAGAACACATCTACGAAGTATCAAGAGATATCGAGGAGAGCAAGAGCAGGTTACGTTCCATCCTTGAACTCCAATCGGAGTTGGCGACCAAACTCCAGTCTACTTCTCTCTCAAAATCACACGTCGAAGCCCAATTGGAGAATGCCACAGCAACGAGGACTGAGATACTTCGCGAGATGGAAGAGTTGCGTCGCCAAAGAGACTTGTTACTTAAGAGAATCGAGTTCTGTAGGCAAAGGGAAGCCATAGCTGCTGCCGCCGCCTCCGCCGCCCCCACGAGCTCATCAGGTAGAGACGATCATTTAGATTTCAGTTATAGAGAGTTCGTGGCCGACGAGATTAGAGAGGCCACTGATAATTTCTCGGAGCAAGTGAAGTTGAAAAGGAGAGATGATCAGACGAATTCGTATAGAGGAATGTTCAACCATATGGCGATTGCTATCGAGTTGCAGGCTTCGGTCGCTGCTCTGTCTCAAGAAGAATTCCGAGACAAG GTGGAGCTCCTAAGCCAGATACGTCACCCCAAGCTGGTTAACATGATCGGTGCTTGCCATGAGCTTAGATGCATCGTTTTCGAATACATGCATAATGGTAGTTTGCATGATCTCCTCTTCTTCACTCAGAGAAACCCTAATTCTAATCATCATTACAAGAGGAACCCTAAACGTCTTCCTTGGCACGTGCGCATTCGAATCGCAGCCGATGTGTCTTTGGGCTTGGGGTTTCTACACTTGGCCCAGCCCAGGCCCATCATCCATGGAGAACTGAACCTCTCCAACGTCCTCCTTGATAGCAACCTTGTAGCTAAGATCACTACATCcaagctatctcattgctcaGAGGAGTTACAGATGCGATCAGATATATATGCTTTTGGAGTTTTGATGTTGCAACTTCTGACTGGTAGAGAAGGGGATGGGCTGGTGGAGGAAGTAAGAAGGGCTATGGAAGGTGGGACCCTAAATGGGATTTTGGATGCGATGGCTGGAGAATGGCCATTGGATTTGACGATGGAGTATGCGAGGATAGCGATGAGGTGTGTGTGTATAAACGGGAACATGGAATTGACGACAACTATGGTGATGAAAGAAGTGGAAGAGGTAAGAAGAAAGGCAGTAGAGCTCATGGAGATGGAAGGATTTGATATGGCGGTGGAAGGAAGTGGGCATAGGGACCACGGTGACATTCCTTGCATCTTCCTCTGCCCCATTTTGCAA GAGGTGATGATTAACCCACATGTGGCAGCAGATGGGTTCTCATACGAGCTAGGAGCCATAGCAGAATGGTTAGGGACAGGGCATGAGACGTCACCTATGACCAATTTAAGGCTTGATCACAAGCTACTCACCCCTAACCACACCCTTCGTTCTCTCATTCAAGAATGGCTTAATAACTGA
- the LOC122084623 gene encoding putative U-box domain-containing protein 50 isoform X2, protein MEKTEEPIQKAIVGLISSHQVTKLVMGITLVKQSSWKTKGAISGSFYIHRHEPSFCELYIICGGKLVFLREENDEEYMEDERGVMVAKMKEKGGSVKSWFGKMFIDSAANHEPHALGRSYHHRSAPPTSAAMDTESVSSPDWWEDYAPEVESYFQCLPSSNLIEKEDTKQSNPTKTAKLKLEHIVNGDFTGASSRIETLKAKIQEVQKFIEERKEEAKGYVERQLRAASVITLCNRRAVELEGRISGEINNKTDLKNKLEAAREHIYEVSRDIEESKSRLRSILELQSELATKLQSTSLSKSHVEAQLENATATRTEILREMEELRRQRDLLLKRIEFCRQREAIAAAAASAAPTSSSGRDDHLDFSYREFVADEIREATDNFSEQVKLKRRDDQTNSYRGMFNHMAIAIELQASVAALSQEEFRDKVELLSQIRHPKLVNMIGACHELRCIVFEYMHNGSLHDLLFFTQRNPNSNHHYKRNPKRLPWHVRIRIAADVSLGLGFLHLAQPRPIIHGELNLSNVLLDSNLVAKITTSKLSHCSEELQMRSDIYAFGVLMLQLLTGREGDGLVEEVRRAMEGGTLNGILDAMAGEWPLDLTMEYARIAMRCVCINGNMELTTTMVMKEVEEVRRKAVELMEMEGFDMAVEGSGHRDHGDIPCIFLCPILQEVMINPHVAADGFSYELGAIAEWLGTGHETSPMTNLRLDHKLLTPNHTLRSLIQEWLNN, encoded by the exons ATGGAGAAAACAGAGGAACCAATTCAAAAAGCAATTGTTGGATTGATCTCAAGCCATCAGGTGACCAAATTGGTTATGGGGATCACACTCGTAAAACAGTCATCTTG GAAAACCAAAGGCGCCATTAGTGGATCTTTTTACATACACAGACACGAACCCAGTTTCTGTGAACTGTATATAATCTGCGGAGGGAAATTGGTTTTTCTTAGGGAAGAAAACGATGAAGAGTACATGGAGGATGAAAGGGGGGTAATGGTTGCTAagatgaaagagaaaggaggaagTGTGAAAAGTTGGTTTGGGAAGATGTTCATAGACAGCGCGGCTAACCATGAGCCTCACGCTCTTGGAAGAAGCTATCATCATCGTAGCGCGCCACCTACCTCGGCCGCCATGGATACAGAGTCAGTAAGCTCGCCTGATTGGTGGGAGGATTATGCCCCAGAAGTTGAAAGCTATTTCCAGTGTTTGCCTTCTTCGAATTTGATTGAAAAAGAGGATACCAAGCAGTCTAATCCTACTAAGACAGCCAAGTTGAAGCTTGAACACATCGTTAATGGTGATTTTACG GGTGCCTCGAGCAGAATCGAAACCTTAAAAGCTAAGATACAAGAAGTTCAAAAATtcatagaagagagaaaagaagaagctaAGGGATACGTGGAGAGACAATTGCGAGCTGCATCTGTAATTACTTTGTGCAATCGAAGG GCGGTAGAACTGGAAGGTCGTATAAGTGGAGAGATCAACAATAAAACTGATCTAAAGAACAAACTTGAAGCAGCTAGAGAACACATCTACGAAGTATCAAGAGATATCGAGGAGAGCAAGAGCAGGTTACGTTCCATCCTTGAACTCCAATCGGAGTTGGCGACCAAACTCCAGTCTACTTCTCTCTCAAAATCACACGTCGAAGCCCAATTGGAGAATGCCACAGCAACGAGGACTGAGATACTTCGCGAGATGGAAGAGTTGCGTCGCCAAAGAGACTTGTTACTTAAGAGAATCGAGTTCTGTAGGCAAAGGGAAGCCATAGCTGCTGCCGCCGCCTCCGCCGCCCCCACGAGCTCATCAGGTAGAGACGATCATTTAGATTTCAGTTATAGAGAGTTCGTGGCCGACGAGATTAGAGAGGCCACTGATAATTTCTCGGAGCAAGTGAAGTTGAAAAGGAGAGATGATCAGACGAATTCGTATAGAGGAATGTTCAACCATATGGCGATTGCTATCGAGTTGCAGGCTTCGGTCGCTGCTCTGTCTCAAGAAGAATTCCGAGACAAG GTGGAGCTCCTAAGCCAGATACGTCACCCCAAGCTGGTTAACATGATCGGTGCTTGCCATGAGCTTAGATGCATCGTTTTCGAATACATGCATAATGGTAGTTTGCATGATCTCCTCTTCTTCACTCAGAGAAACCCTAATTCTAATCATCATTACAAGAGGAACCCTAAACGTCTTCCTTGGCACGTGCGCATTCGAATCGCAGCCGATGTGTCTTTGGGCTTGGGGTTTCTACACTTGGCCCAGCCCAGGCCCATCATCCATGGAGAACTGAACCTCTCCAACGTCCTCCTTGATAGCAACCTTGTAGCTAAGATCACTACATCcaagctatctcattgctcaGAGGAGTTACAGATGCGATCAGATATATATGCTTTTGGAGTTTTGATGTTGCAACTTCTGACTGGTAGAGAAGGGGATGGGCTGGTGGAGGAAGTAAGAAGGGCTATGGAAGGTGGGACCCTAAATGGGATTTTGGATGCGATGGCTGGAGAATGGCCATTGGATTTGACGATGGAGTATGCGAGGATAGCGATGAGGTGTGTGTGTATAAACGGGAACATGGAATTGACGACAACTATGGTGATGAAAGAAGTGGAAGAGGTAAGAAGAAAGGCAGTAGAGCTCATGGAGATGGAAGGATTTGATATGGCGGTGGAAGGAAGTGGGCATAGGGACCACGGTGACATTCCTTGCATCTTCCTCTGCCCCATTTTGCAA GAGGTGATGATTAACCCACATGTGGCAGCAGATGGGTTCTCATACGAGCTAGGAGCCATAGCAGAATGGTTAGGGACAGGGCATGAGACGTCACCTATGACCAATTTAAGGCTTGATCACAAGCTACTCACCCCTAACCACACCCTTCGTTCTCTCATTCAAGAATGGCTTAATAACTGA
- the LOC122084940 gene encoding uncharacterized protein LOC122084940 — MTKKNFILCSFVVWNLWLAKNELIFKRDNWTHSDVICKVEVFFNKFNRVKSHEEVVDHPAATPPRQGQHPVWIPPPFDVVKINVDASFVMDKSFGALGFIIRNHNGSLLLAASNSTPMYSIINREAEAIKEGILEAIGLRYFLLWVESNNLEVMTVLSNDSSCIPFQIWSIIENIK; from the coding sequence ATGACCAAGAAGAACTTCATCCTGTGTTCCTTTGTGGTTTGGAACCTTTGGCTTGCTAAGAACGAGCTCATCTTCAAAAGAGATAATTGGACCCATTCTGATGTAATATGCAAAGTTGAAGTTTTCTTTAACAAGTTTAATCGAGTCAAGTCTCATGAAGAGGTTGTGGATCATCCTGCTGCTACTCCACCAAGGCAAGGCCAACATCCAGTTTGGATTCCTCCTCCTTTTGATGTGGTGAAAATCAATGTTGATGCATCATTTGTTATGGATAAGTCTTTTGGTGCCTTAGGCTTTATCATTCGTAATCATAATGGATCTCTATTGCTTGCTGCATCGAATTCAACACCAATGTACTCAATCATTAACAGGGAAGCTGAAGCAATTAAGGAAGGTATTTTGGAAGCAATTGGTTTAAGATATTTTCTCCTATGGGTGGAATCAAACAACCTAGAGGTGATGACTGTCCTTTCAAACGATTCCAGCTGTATTCCTTTTCAAATCTGGTCTATCATTGAGAATATCAAGTAA